The genomic window TCCGGGCGCTGGTGCTCACTCCGTAGGCCACCGCGTCGCGGGTGTGCCCGGTCTGCAGGAAGCGTTCTCTGATCCGGGTGAGCAGAAAGATCTCATAGTCCATCGACAACCCGAACGTCATCGCCAGCACCAGCGGGGGCACGGTGCTGTCGATCGACGTCAGCTGCGGGAAGCCCAGGGCGTCGGCCCAGCCCCATTGGAAGATCATCACCAGGCTGCCGTAGGCCGCGGCCACCGAGAGCAGCGTCATCACGACGCCCTTGAGCGCCAGCAACACCGAGTGCACCGACACCAACAGCATCAGGAACGCGATCGTCGCCACGAACAGCAGGACCAGCGGCTGGGTGGCCGCCACTCGGCCGTCGAAGTCCTTGATCAGCGCGGTCGAGCCGCCGACGTCGATGCGCGCCGAACCAATGTCGGCGACCGCGGGTAGCTGGGTGCGCATCCAGTCGACCGTCTGGCGGGCCCGCATGTCCTCGGGATCGACCGAGAGCACCGCATTGAGCAGGGCGCTGCTGTTGTCGTCGGCGAACTTCGGCGGGGACACCGAGGCGACGTCGGGTCCCTGGCTCATCTGCTGGCGGATGCCGGCCAGGACCTGCCGGTGCTCGGGTGCTGAAGCGCTGCCGTCGGGGAAGGTGACCAACACCTGGATGGGCCCCAGCGCGCCGGGCCCGAGCGCCTGCGCCGCCGCCGACACACCGGCCCGAATCTCGTGCGAGGAATCGAACTGCCGCAGCAGGCTGTTGCCCAGCACCATCGACGTCGCGGGCGCGGCCATGAGCAGCAGCACGGTGGATGCGGCCAGCGCCGAAATCCAGGGGCGCCGCATCACCCACCCGACCCAGCGCATCCAGAACTGCGATTGGGTGCTTTCCGGCCGGCGCGACCAATGCAGCCAACGCGACCTCTTGGCGGCCGACCGGCCGAAGGTCGCCAGCACGGCCGGGGTCAGGGTCGCCGAGGTCAGCATGGCGACCGCGACCGCCAGAATCGCGCCGGTGGCCATCGACTTCAACGCGGGGGTGTTGATCAGATAGATGCCGGTCAGCGAGGCGATCACGGTCATGCCGGACAGCACCACCGCCAGGCCCGAGGTGGCCATCGCGGCGTCGACGGCCTCCTGGTGCTGGCGGCCGGTGCGCAACTCCTCGCGGAACCGCATCAAGATGAACAGCGAATAGTCCACGGCCAAGGCGATGCCGAACATGGACACCGTCGACGTCACGAACACCGACATGCTGGTGTGCATCGACAGCAGATAGACCAGGCCCATGGTGACCACGACGGTGCACACGCCCAACGCCAGCGGGATGGCCGCGGCCGCCAGCGAGCCGAACACCGCCAGCAACACGATCAGGATGATCGGAAGGTTCCACTTCTCGGCGGCGGCGATGTCGTGTTTGGTGTTGGCCGCCGCGGCGGCGGTCAGCGCGCCCTGGCCGATGACGTAGAGCCGCACCCGGCCGTTGGCGGTCTGACCGGACCGATCACCCTTGACGCCGACCTTCTCCCGCAGCTTCTTGGCCAGGTCGCTGGTGCCCGCGTTGCGGGCGTCCAGCCGCAGCGACACCACGTAGGGCCGGTCGGGTTGCGGGGGCCGCTGCGTGGGGTTGGGCACCTCCGACACCCCGGGCAACTCGCCGGCGATGGCCTTCAGTTGCGTGACGGCGTCGTTGATGTCCTGGAAGGTCGCGTCGGGGCGGGGAGCGGCCACCAGCGCCAGCGAGGAGGCGCCCAGGTCGGGATATTGCGCGAGCAGCTCGTCGTGCACCGAGATGGATTGGGAGCCGGCCACTTCGAAGCCGCCGCCGGTCAGGTTGCCCGACTGCGTCAACGCCAAATACACCGCTGGAACCAGGGCAAGCAGCCAACCCATGAAGACGAACCAGCGGAATCTGCGCAGGTTGCGACTGAGGCGCATCATGAACTGCTGGATGGCGATCTCCCCGTATTTCTCACGCAACGCGTGCCCGCGAGCCTACCGCAGGGCGCTGAGTCTCTAGCCTGCTTATCGGTTCCTGAGCTGCGGTGACACGGCTTTTGTGCAGATGCGGCGGGATCGTTGCGAACTTGTGATCTTGCGGCGCAGATCACACGAGTTGGCGGGCCGGACGGGACGGGTGGCAGGATGTTGCGGGGCTGTCGCTGCCCGGGGGGATGCCAGGCCGTCTCGACTCAGCCGAACGCGGCGGGCCCAGGAATTGAGGGA from Mycobacterium kubicae includes these protein-coding regions:
- a CDS encoding MMPL family transporter: MMRLSRNLRRFRWFVFMGWLLALVPAVYLALTQSGNLTGGGFEVAGSQSISVHDELLAQYPDLGASSLALVAAPRPDATFQDINDAVTQLKAIAGELPGVSEVPNPTQRPPQPDRPYVVSLRLDARNAGTSDLAKKLREKVGVKGDRSGQTANGRVRLYVIGQGALTAAAAANTKHDIAAAEKWNLPIILIVLLAVFGSLAAAAIPLALGVCTVVVTMGLVYLLSMHTSMSVFVTSTVSMFGIALAVDYSLFILMRFREELRTGRQHQEAVDAAMATSGLAVVLSGMTVIASLTGIYLINTPALKSMATGAILAVAVAMLTSATLTPAVLATFGRSAAKRSRWLHWSRRPESTQSQFWMRWVGWVMRRPWISALAASTVLLLMAAPATSMVLGNSLLRQFDSSHEIRAGVSAAAQALGPGALGPIQVLVTFPDGSASAPEHRQVLAGIRQQMSQGPDVASVSPPKFADDNSSALLNAVLSVDPEDMRARQTVDWMRTQLPAVADIGSARIDVGGSTALIKDFDGRVAATQPLVLLFVATIAFLMLLVSVHSVLLALKGVVMTLLSVAAAYGSLVMIFQWGWADALGFPQLTSIDSTVPPLVLAMTFGLSMDYEIFLLTRIRERFLQTGHTRDAVAYGVSTSARTITSAALIMIAVFCGFAFAGMPLVAEIGVACAVAIAVDATVVRLIMVPALMAMFSKWNWWLPGWMARVLPSVDFDRPLPEVDLGDVVVIPEDITAAIAPSADLRMVIKSAAKLKDLAPDAITVTDPLAFTGCDRGNEPAQVADEETNGHTVPIVAASAEEKSANGQSTARRVVELAYRSGLARAMAWAERPVHPVTVWRRRLSVALDALEINASQRGRRGASVCPEYERRSPVETTNVQLPTGDRLQIPTGAETLRLKGYLIMCRNSSRDYAEFADMVETMEPETAAVVLSSMDRYYCCQPAGSVSRRHVMATQLVSRLSDPQPSDLDDEWSEPDDKASWEEVRQRCLSVAVAMLEEAR